One Oncorhynchus masou masou isolate Uvic2021 chromosome 2, UVic_Omas_1.1, whole genome shotgun sequence genomic region harbors:
- the foxf1 gene encoding forkhead box protein F1 produces the protein MTAEVQQPPAQTPAQSSPMSAPEKPHGQTTVMETASSTTKTKKTNAGIRRPEKPPYSYIALIVMAIQSSPTKRLTLSEIYQFLQSRFPFFRGSYQGWKNSVRHNLSLNECFIKLPKGLGRPGKGHYWTIDPASEFMFEEGSFRRRPRGFRRKCQALKPMYSMMNGLGFNHLPESYNFQGSGGGLSCPPNGLSLDSGIGMMNGHLAGNMEGMGLSGHSMSHLSANNGHSYMGSCTGSTGGEYPHHDNSGSPLLTSGGVMEPHPVYSSSAWAQAPSSSLNNGGSYIKQQPLSPCNPGANPLQPSLPTHSLDQYNLHQNGHSNTDLQGIPRYHSQSPSMCDRKEFVFSFNAMTSSTMHSPSSSSYYHHQQVAYQDIKPCVM, from the exons ATGACGGCAGAGGTCCAGCAGCCACCAGCGCAGACTCCTGCCCAGAGCAGCCCGATGTCTGCCCCGGAGAAGCCCCACGGACAGACCACTGTGATGGAGACcgcctcctccaccaccaaaaCCAAAAAGACCAACGCGGGGATCCGCCGTCCGGAGAAACCCCCATACTCTTACATTGCGCTGATAGTCATGGCTATCCAGAGCTCTCCCACCAAACGCCTGACGCTCAGTGAAATTTACCAGTTCCTCCAGAGCCGCTTCCCATTTTTTAGAGGCTCTTACCAAGGATGGAAGAATTCCGTGCGTCACAACTTGTCCCTTAATGAGTGCTTCATAAAGCTGCCCAAGGGGCTCGGACGGCCCGGGAAGGGCCACTACTGGACTATCGACCCAGCCAGTGAGTTCATGTTCGAGGAGGGATCCTTCCGCAGGAGGCCGCGGGGCTTCAGGCGTAAATGCCAGGCGTTGAAGCCCATGTACAGCATGATGAACGGCCTAGGATTCAACCACCTCCCCGAGTCCTATAACTTCCAGGGGAGCGGCGGGGGCCTGTCCTGTCCGCCCAACGGCTTGTCTCTGGACAGCGGGATTGGGATGATGAATGGACACTTGGCAGGCAACATGGAGGGGATGGGTCTGTCCGGGCACTCCATGTCCCACCTGTCGGCTAACAATGGACATTCCTACATGGGGAGCTGCACAGGATCCACGGGGGGCGAGTACCCCCACCACGACAATTCAGGCTCGCCCCTCCTCACCAGCGGGGGAGTGATGGAGCCGCATCCCGTCTACTCAAGCTCGGCCTGGGCTCAAGCGCCTTCATCCTCTCTGAATAACGGAGGTTCTTACATCAAGCAGCAGCCACTGTCTCCCTGCAACCCCGGGGCGAACCCGCTGCAGCCCAGTTTACCCACGCATTCCCTAGACCAATATAATCTTCATCAGAACGGACACAGTAACACGGATTTGCAAG GTATTCCACGGTACCATTCCCAGTCTCCCAGTATGTGTGACCGGAAGGAGTTCGTCTTCTCCTTCAACGCGATGACGTCCTCAACGATGCATTCGCCCAGCAGCAGTTcctactatcaccaccaacagGTTGCCTACCAGGACATCAAGCCCTGCGTCATGTGA